A genomic window from Agrobacterium tumefaciens includes:
- a CDS encoding acetyltransferase has product MITLRPSTNRDTIRILDIWSRAVDATHGFLLPTDRAAIGEEVEAFLPQMPLMLAVDVSDDPLGFMFLHEGHMEALFIDPDHHGKGIGKALVQAAIATHPGLTTDVNEQNIEAMGFYCKLGFEPTGRSDLDGQGRPYPLVHLRFRATEK; this is encoded by the coding sequence ATGATCACACTTCGCCCCTCCACCAACCGCGACACAATCCGCATCCTCGACATATGGAGCCGGGCCGTCGACGCCACCCACGGCTTCCTTCTTCCGACGGATCGCGCCGCGATCGGTGAGGAAGTCGAAGCCTTTCTCCCGCAAATGCCCCTGATGCTTGCGGTCGATGTTTCGGATGACCCACTCGGCTTCATGTTTCTGCATGAAGGGCACATGGAGGCGCTTTTCATCGATCCGGATCATCACGGCAAAGGCATCGGCAAGGCGCTGGTGCAGGCGGCCATCGCCACGCATCCCGGGCTGACCACCGATGTCAATGAACAGAACATCGAGGCCATGGGCTTTTACTGTAAGCTGGGGTTCGAGCCGACAGGGCGCTCCGATCTTGACGGACAGGGGCGGCCCTACCCGCTCGTTCATCTTCGATTTCGCGCAACAGAAAAATAG
- the bioB gene encoding biotin synthase BioB, with amino-acid sequence MDQIIAQTARNQAALPVIEASSALEEAKIIYNLPFNDLLFQAQQVHRRHFDANAIQMSRLLSIKTGGCPEDCSYCSQSARNPTGLKASKLMEVERVLAEARKAKEGGATRYCMGAAWRNPKERDMEAVVAMVEGVKALGMETCMTLGMLTPEQSERLADAGLDYYNHNVDTSERFYSQIITTRTFEDRLETLANVRDAGIKVCAGGILGMGETVEDRISMLVTLAGLPVPPESVPINMLIPIPGSKLANADPVDPIDFVRTIALARILMPRSHVRLSAGRTEMSDETQALCFLAGANSIFVGETLLTADNPGEDHDTALFRRLGLKPMELQPAQSGEGR; translated from the coding sequence ATGGATCAGATAATTGCGCAAACCGCTCGAAATCAGGCTGCACTTCCCGTGATCGAGGCAAGTTCAGCACTCGAAGAAGCGAAAATTATCTATAATTTACCGTTTAACGATCTGCTTTTTCAAGCCCAACAGGTGCATCGCCGCCATTTCGATGCCAATGCCATCCAGATGAGCAGGTTGTTGTCCATCAAGACGGGTGGATGCCCTGAGGATTGCAGCTATTGCAGCCAGTCGGCCCGCAACCCGACGGGTCTGAAGGCCTCCAAGCTCATGGAAGTGGAGCGGGTGCTGGCGGAGGCGCGCAAGGCGAAGGAAGGTGGGGCGACGCGTTATTGCATGGGCGCGGCCTGGCGCAACCCCAAGGAGCGCGACATGGAGGCCGTGGTGGCCATGGTTGAGGGCGTCAAGGCGCTGGGTATGGAGACCTGCATGACACTCGGCATGCTGACGCCGGAGCAATCCGAACGGCTGGCCGATGCCGGGCTCGATTATTACAATCACAATGTCGATACGTCCGAGCGCTTTTATTCGCAGATCATCACCACCCGCACTTTCGAGGATCGGCTGGAAACGCTCGCCAATGTCCGCGATGCGGGTATCAAGGTCTGTGCCGGTGGTATTCTCGGCATGGGGGAAACGGTCGAGGATCGTATTTCGATGCTGGTGACCCTTGCCGGCCTGCCGGTGCCGCCGGAGAGCGTGCCGATCAACATGCTCATCCCGATCCCCGGCTCGAAGCTCGCCAATGCCGATCCTGTCGATCCGATCGATTTCGTCCGCACCATTGCGCTGGCGCGAATCCTGATGCCGCGTTCGCATGTGCGGCTTTCGGCCGGGCGCACCGAGATGAGCGACGAAACCCAGGCACTCTGTTTTCTGGCCGGGGCCAATTCCATTTTCGTCGGTGAAACGTTGCTGACGGCCGATAATCCGGGTGAGGATCATGATACGGCACTGTTCCGGCGTCTGGGTCTGAAGCCGATGGAGTTGCAGCCTGCGCAGTCAGGAGAGGGCCGGTGA
- a CDS encoding 8-amino-7-oxononanoate synthase, with protein MNTSALSAYEVKLAGLHRKSRLRALVPQQGIDFTSNDYLGLADAPRLKAAITEAIERGVPVGAGGSRLLRGNHSEHEALEVEAAAFFGAEKTIYFASGFAANVALFSTLPLRDDLVLYDALIHASAHDGIAAGKAQALAVSHNKVEAFEREINRWRHAGGRGRPWIAVESLYSMDGDRAPLAALADLAERHGGFLVVDEAHATGVFGPGGRGLAAELEGRGNVVALHTCGKALGLSGAVLSLPAVLAEYLINRARGFIYSTAPSPLMAAAVREALRIVADEAWRRSRLAALVNFAGEELRSRLGVMPSGSQIMPVMIGDNARSLGIAARLREGGFDVRAIRPPTVPEGTARLRLSITLNVDESQIADMVGLLAFALKEERA; from the coding sequence GTGAACACATCGGCGCTCTCCGCTTACGAGGTGAAACTTGCCGGCCTGCACCGCAAATCGCGGCTACGGGCGCTCGTTCCCCAACAGGGGATCGATTTTACCTCCAACGACTATCTCGGACTTGCCGATGCGCCCCGGCTGAAGGCAGCGATTACCGAAGCAATCGAGAGGGGTGTACCGGTCGGCGCGGGCGGCTCACGGTTGCTGCGCGGCAACCACTCGGAACATGAGGCGTTGGAGGTGGAGGCGGCAGCGTTTTTCGGGGCGGAAAAAACGATCTATTTCGCCAGCGGTTTCGCCGCCAACGTTGCGCTTTTTTCCACCTTGCCATTACGGGACGATCTTGTGCTCTACGATGCGCTGATCCATGCCAGCGCGCATGATGGTATTGCGGCCGGCAAGGCACAGGCGCTCGCCGTGTCACATAACAAGGTCGAGGCGTTCGAACGGGAAATAAACCGCTGGCGACACGCTGGTGGTCGTGGACGGCCGTGGATCGCGGTTGAGAGCCTTTATTCCATGGATGGCGACCGGGCGCCGCTTGCGGCGCTTGCGGACCTTGCCGAACGGCATGGCGGTTTTCTTGTGGTCGATGAGGCGCATGCCACCGGCGTTTTCGGGCCTGGCGGCCGTGGTCTTGCCGCGGAGCTGGAAGGGCGGGGCAATGTGGTGGCGTTGCACACCTGCGGCAAGGCGCTGGGCCTTTCCGGCGCAGTCCTGAGCCTGCCGGCGGTTCTCGCCGAATACCTCATCAACCGCGCCCGGGGCTTCATTTATTCCACGGCACCTTCGCCGCTGATGGCGGCGGCGGTACGGGAAGCCTTGCGGATCGTCGCTGATGAAGCCTGGCGGCGGTCGCGGCTGGCGGCGCTGGTAAATTTTGCCGGCGAAGAGCTACGCTCACGGCTCGGGGTCATGCCGAGCGGTTCGCAGATCATGCCGGTCATGATCGGCGACAATGCCCGTTCGCTCGGCATAGCTGCGCGCCTGCGCGAAGGTGGTTTTGACGTGCGGGCGATCCGTCCGCCGACGGTGCCGGAAGGAACGGCGCGCCTGCGTCTTTCCATCACGCTGAATGTGGATGAGAGCCAGATTGCCGATATGGTCGGGCTGCTTGCCTTCGCATTGAAGGAGGAGCGGGCATGA
- the bioD gene encoding dethiobiotin synthase: MNLRFVISGTDTGIGKTVFAAALTHALQASYWKPVQSGLEEETDSETVERLGGVPRARILPEAYRLKIPASPHLSARLDNVTIDPTLLQPPETKGPLVIEGAGGLLVPLTDRFLFADIFAHWQIPLILCARTALGTINHTLLSLEALRLRSIPVHGLVFIGDESAENERIITDIGGVRALGRLPRLPEMTAGALHQAFAQQFNPADFLEVTA, encoded by the coding sequence ATGAACCTTCGTTTCGTCATTTCAGGCACCGATACCGGCATCGGCAAGACGGTTTTTGCCGCGGCGTTGACCCACGCCTTGCAGGCTTCCTATTGGAAGCCGGTCCAATCCGGGCTGGAGGAGGAGACCGACAGCGAGACGGTGGAACGGCTGGGTGGTGTGCCGCGCGCCCGTATCCTGCCGGAAGCCTATCGCCTCAAAATACCGGCCTCGCCGCATCTTTCAGCCCGTCTCGACAATGTGACGATCGATCCCACCCTCCTGCAACCGCCGGAAACGAAGGGGCCGCTGGTAATTGAAGGGGCGGGCGGGCTTCTGGTGCCGCTGACCGACAGATTTCTGTTCGCCGATATATTCGCCCACTGGCAAATCCCGCTGATCCTGTGCGCCAGAACTGCGCTTGGCACCATCAACCACACGCTGCTGTCGCTTGAAGCGCTGCGGTTACGGAGCATTCCGGTGCATGGTTTGGTTTTCATCGGTGACGAGAGTGCGGAAAATGAGCGCATCATCACCGATATCGGCGGGGTTCGCGCACTCGGCCGTCTGCCGCGTCTGCCTGAGATGACCGCCGGAGCGCTGCATCAGGCTTTCGCTCAACAATTCAATCCTGCCGATTTTCTGGAGGTTACGGCATGA
- a CDS encoding adenosylmethionine--8-amino-7-oxononanoate transaminase: protein MSRSPIWHPFTQHGLEPPMKRIVSTQGAYLVDEDGTRLFDAISSWWVITHGHRHPAIMAAIRAATEAFDQVIFAEFSHEPAEELAKGLVDIAPAGLEHVFYSDSGSTAVEVALKMALGYFHNRGEKRDRIVVMEHGYHGDTIGTMSTGERGVFNAAYQPLLFGVDRLAFPEAGSGQATLDMFEHFCRSGHVAALLIEPLVLGAGGMKIYSADVLAGLKQIAERHGCLFIADEVMTGWGRTGSLFACEQAGISPDILCTSKGLTGGSLPLAATLCSGALFDAHFSTDRRKTFFHSSSYTANPIACAAAVANLQVWRDEPVAQRIGQLEQMLGDHLRRFADDGRFTNVRQAGTIAALDLVVPSGGYLAEVGPRMRRLFRERGFVIRPLGNVIYLMPPYCATPDDLGHAFDAIDEVASIVTETARIKTSVPGIV from the coding sequence ATGAGCCGTTCGCCCATCTGGCATCCCTTCACCCAGCACGGGCTGGAGCCGCCGATGAAACGCATCGTGTCCACGCAAGGTGCCTATCTGGTCGATGAGGATGGCACTCGGCTGTTCGATGCGATTTCATCCTGGTGGGTCATCACCCATGGTCACCGGCATCCGGCGATCATGGCCGCCATCCGCGCCGCGACGGAGGCCTTCGATCAGGTGATTTTTGCCGAATTTTCCCACGAGCCTGCCGAAGAGCTGGCAAAAGGGCTGGTCGACATTGCGCCCGCCGGGCTGGAACACGTGTTTTACTCCGATAGCGGCTCAACTGCGGTGGAAGTGGCGCTGAAAATGGCCCTCGGTTATTTCCATAACCGCGGAGAAAAGCGCGATCGCATCGTAGTGATGGAGCATGGCTATCATGGCGATACGATCGGCACCATGTCCACCGGTGAACGTGGCGTGTTCAATGCCGCTTACCAGCCGCTGCTCTTCGGTGTCGATCGGCTGGCTTTTCCAGAAGCGGGCAGCGGGCAGGCCACCCTCGACATGTTTGAACATTTCTGCCGCTCAGGCCACGTCGCCGCCCTGTTGATCGAGCCGCTGGTGCTCGGCGCCGGCGGCATGAAGATATATAGCGCGGATGTTCTTGCCGGGCTGAAGCAGATCGCCGAACGTCATGGCTGCCTGTTCATTGCCGATGAGGTGATGACTGGCTGGGGCCGGACGGGAAGCCTTTTCGCATGTGAGCAGGCCGGAATTTCTCCGGATATCCTGTGCACGTCGAAGGGCCTTACCGGCGGCTCCCTGCCGTTGGCGGCCACGCTGTGCAGCGGCGCTCTCTTCGATGCGCATTTTTCGACCGACCGCCGTAAGACATTTTTCCATTCGAGTTCCTACACTGCCAATCCGATCGCATGCGCCGCCGCCGTCGCCAATCTTCAGGTCTGGCGGGATGAGCCGGTGGCGCAGCGTATCGGGCAACTGGAACAGATGCTGGGAGACCATCTGCGGCGCTTTGCGGATGACGGACGTTTCACCAATGTCCGGCAGGCGGGAACCATAGCCGCGCTCGATCTCGTGGTGCCTTCCGGTGGTTATCTCGCCGAAGTCGGGCCGCGTATGCGGCGCCTGTTTCGGGAGCGGGGATTTGTCATCCGCCCGCTCGGCAACGTTATTTATCTGATGCCCCCCTATTGTGCGACACCAGACGATCTGGGCCATGCCTTCGACGCCATCGATGAAGTGGCCTCGATCGTCACCGAAACCGCTCGCATAAAAACATCTGTGCCCGGGATCGTGTGA
- a CDS encoding beta-ketoacyl-ACP synthase III, with protein MQTLSSRMAGFGHAVPGRCVGNDEIEVRLGLETGWIERRTGILKRYWAEEGDTLSGLATEAGRMALEDAEIAPDDVALTLLATSTPDHLLPPSAPLLAHRLGLTQSGGIDLAGACSGFLYALTLADGFVRTHGRAVLVVAANILSRRINLQERASAVLFADAAGAVVLRPCHEAQRGLLSADLRSDGGGYDLIQIAAGGSSQPFSADTPTEDTLMTMRDGREVFSRAVALMTRTSQRVLQQAELSATNIDRFVPHQANARMFDAVCGNLGIDRQKTVRTVESFGNSSAATIPLSLSVANAERRIAKGETLLLTAAGAGLTGGAIVYRD; from the coding sequence ATGCAGACACTTTCTTCGCGCATGGCCGGCTTTGGACATGCCGTTCCGGGGCGGTGCGTCGGCAATGACGAGATAGAGGTGCGCCTGGGGCTGGAGACCGGCTGGATCGAGCGGCGAACCGGCATTCTCAAGCGCTATTGGGCGGAAGAGGGCGATACCCTGAGCGGGCTTGCCACCGAAGCTGGCCGCATGGCGCTGGAAGATGCGGAAATCGCCCCTGACGATGTCGCGCTGACATTGCTGGCGACCTCCACACCGGACCATCTTCTGCCGCCTTCCGCTCCGCTGCTTGCCCATCGATTGGGCCTGACGCAATCGGGCGGCATCGATCTCGCCGGCGCCTGTTCCGGCTTTCTTTATGCGCTCACCCTTGCCGATGGATTTGTCCGCACCCATGGTCGCGCCGTGCTTGTCGTCGCGGCCAATATTCTGAGCCGCCGCATCAATCTTCAGGAAAGGGCAAGCGCTGTCCTTTTTGCAGACGCTGCCGGCGCAGTCGTGCTTAGACCGTGCCACGAGGCGCAACGTGGCCTTCTGTCGGCCGACCTGCGATCTGATGGCGGCGGTTACGATCTGATCCAGATAGCCGCAGGCGGCAGCAGCCAGCCGTTCTCTGCGGATACGCCCACCGAGGATACGCTGATGACGATGCGCGACGGCCGCGAGGTTTTCTCCCGCGCCGTGGCGCTGATGACCCGAACCTCACAGCGTGTGCTGCAACAGGCGGAGCTGTCGGCCACGAATATCGACCGTTTCGTGCCCCATCAGGCCAATGCCCGCATGTTCGATGCCGTCTGCGGCAATCTCGGCATCGACCGGCAGAAAACCGTCCGCACGGTGGAGAGCTTCGGCAATTCTTCCGCCGCGACCATTCCGCTGTCGCTCTCCGTCGCCAATGCGGAAAGGCGTATCGCAAAGGGCGAGACGTTATTGCTCACCGCCGCAGGAGCCGGTTTGACCGGGGGGGCAATTGTTTATCGGGACTAG